A region from the Gossypium hirsutum isolate 1008001.06 chromosome A08, Gossypium_hirsutum_v2.1, whole genome shotgun sequence genome encodes:
- the LOC107894667 gene encoding acyltransferase-like protein At1g54570, chloroplastic — MAGAVTCPVWHCFGINKKPRFRVRAERLDGNELSVVSTDGVSVKETTVPVVVGKGYLVDGGNGSLKSRTEKRMGCEELELLWDDGYGTNTVKDYVDAAKDMIKPDGGPPRWFCPVECGRPIKDSPLLLFLPGLDGVGMGLILHHKPLGKVFEVQCLHIPVHDRTPFEGLVKLVEETVRLEHASRLNCPIYLVGDSIGGCLALAVAARNPSIDLVIILVNPATSLGRSRLQPFLPILEAFPDGLHVRTIPFLLSLVIGEPLKMAEVGVEGRLLPTQKIERISSNLTALLPFYSGLADILPTETLIWKLKLIKSASAYTNSRLHAVKAEVLVLASDKDHLFPSGEEALRLKKLLPNCMIRIFKDNGHTLLMEDSMNLLTVIKGTCKYRRSKSHDFTKDFLPPSMSEYRYTFNNVFGFLNFASCSSLFSTMENGKIVKGLAGVPDEGPVLLVGNHMLLGMDLSSLCEAFLREKKILVRGVAHPELFWGNFHTSSNVFNYFDLMKVMGAMPVSPKSLLKALSTNSHVLLYPGGAREALHRKGEAYKLFWPNQPEFVRFAAQFGATIVPFGAVGEDDMAKVVFDYYDYMKIPMLNDRIKEVIRNGGVQIRDKAKGEVASQEIFIPGMIPKIPGRFYYLFGKPIKLKGREDLVENRESANEVYLQAKAEVERCIGYLLKKREEDPFRSIINRLIYRTFYAPLHQVPSFKP, encoded by the exons ATGGCTGGTGCTGTTACTTGCCCGGTATGGCACTGTTTTGGGATAAATAAGAAGCCTCGTTTTAGAGTGAGAGCTGAGAGATTAGATGGTAACGAGTTGTCAGTAGTGTCAACTGATGGGGTCTCCGTCAAGGAAACAACAGTTCCTGTAGTAGTGGGAAAAGGGTATTTGGTTGATGGTGGGAATGGGAGTTTAAAGTCTAGAACTGAGAAAAGAATGGGTTGTGAAGAGTTGGAACTATTGTGGGATGATGGTTATGGAACTAATACTGTGAAAGATTATGTGGATGCTGCAAAGGACATGATCAAGCCTGATGGTGGACCACCAAGGTGGTTTTGCCCTGTTGAATGTGGCCGTCCTATTAAAGATTCTCCTCTTCTTCTGTTTTTACCTG GGCTTGATGGTGTTGGGATGGGCCTCATTTTGCACCATAAACCTCTTGGAAA GGTTTTTGAAGTTCAATGCCTTCATATTCCAGTCCATGATCGAACACCATTTGAAG GACTGGTGAAACTAGTTGAAGAAACCGTTAGACTTGAGCATGCTTCACGTCTGAATTGTCCAATCTATTTAGTGGGAGATTCCATTGGAGGATGCTTAGCCCTTGCTGTTGCTGCTCGTAATCCCAGTATTGACTTGGTGATAATATTAGTAAATCCAG cTACATCACTAGGCAGGTCTCGGCTGCAACCATTTCTCCCTATACTGGAAGCTTTCCCTGATGGACTACACGTTAGAACTATCCCCTTTCTTTTGAGCCTTGTGATTG GGGAACCATTGAAAATGGCAGAAGTAGGTGTTGAAGGTAGGCTTCTTCCCACACAGAAAATTGAGCGAATTTCTAGCAACCTCACTGCTTTGCTTCCGTTTTATTCT GGTTTGGCTGATATTTTACCAACGGAGACTCTCATTTGGAAGTTGAAGTTGATTAAATCAGCTTCTGCTTATACTAATTCACGTCTCCATGCTGTTAAAGCTGAAGTACTAGTGCTTGCGAG TGACAAGGATCATCTATTTCCTAGTGGAGAAGAAGCACTTCGTCTTAAGAAATTATTACCAAATTGCATGATTCGTATCTTCAAGGACAATGGCCATACCCTTTTAATG GAAGACAGCATGAATTTATTGACTGTCATTAAAGGTACCTGCAAATATCGGCGCTCCAAAAGTCATGATTTTACCAAAGATTTTCTGCCTCCCAGCATGTCTGAATACAGATATACATTCAATAATGTATTTGG ATTCTTAAATTTTGCTTCATGttcttcattgttttcgaccatGGAAAACGGGAAGATAGTCAAAGGACTTGCAGGGGTTCCAGATGAGGGTCCAGTGTTATTAGTAGGTAACCATATGTTACTGGGGATGGACCTTAGCTCTCTGTGTGAAGCATTCTTAAGAGAAAAGAAGATCCTGGTCCGTGGAGTGGCCCATCCGGAGTTGTTTTGGGGAAATTTTCACACATCATccaatgtttttaattattttgatttaatgaaaGTGATGGGAGCAATGCCTGTCTCACCAAAATCACTTTTGAAAGCTTTATCTACAAATTCCCATGTTCTTCTTTATCCTGGGGGTGCTCGTGAGGCCCTCCATCGTAAG GGCGAAGCATACAAATTATTTTGGCCTAATCAACCAGAATTTGTGAGATTCGCAGCACAATTTGGGGCAACCATTGTACCATTCGGGGCTGTAGGAGAAGATGATATGGCAAAA GTTGTCTTTGATTACTATGACTATATGAAAATCCCTATGCTTAATGATAGAATCAAAGAAGTCATTCGGAACGGTGGTGTACAAATAAG GGATAAAGCAAAGGGAGAGGTGGCTAGCCAAGAGATATTCATACCGGGAATGATACCGAAAATTCCGGGTCGATTTTACTATCTGTTTGGGAAACCGATAAAGCTGAAAGGAAGGGAAGATTTGGTGGAGAATAGAGAATCTGCAAATGAAGTATATTTGCAGGCAAAAGCTGAAGTTGAACGCTGTATTGGTTACTTGTTAAAGAAGCGAGAAGAAGACCCTTTTAGAAGTATCATTAATAGACTAATCTATAGAACTTTCTATGCTCCTTTACACCAAGTTCCTTCTTTCAAGCCctga